AGCACCAGCACCGGTAGCCCCGGCAGCTTCCCGCGCAGCGCGACCGCGGCCCGCAGTCCCTCGTCCGAGAAGCCGGGCGGCATCCGGACGTCGGTCACCACGATGTCCGGGCGGTGCTCCAGGGCGGCGGCCGTCAGCTCGTCGGCGGTGCCCACCGCGGCGAGGACCCGGTGCCCGAAGCGTTCCAGCAGGCCGACCAGGCCCTCGCGCAGGAGCACGCTGTCCTCGGCCAGTACGACGCGCAGCATCAGGTCCTCGAATCCGCGGGCGGGCAGGGAACCTCCAGCCGGAACACCGTCGGCCCCCCGGGCGGACTGGACAGTAGCAGGGTCCCGCCCAGCACCGAGAGGCGATCGGCGACGCCCTGGAGGCCGGTCCCGCCCCTGCCGCCGCGTCCGCTCCCGTTTACGCTCCCGCCGGCCGTTCCGCCCAGCCGTGCGCCCCCGCGTCCGTCGTCCTCGACCTCCACGGTCAGCCGCCTCCTCGCGGTCGCACCGGTCACCGTCACGCGCCCCGCCCCGCTGTGCTTCGCCACGTTCGCCAGGGCTTCGCTGACCGCGAAGTAGACGGCGGTCTCGACGGCTTCGGGCAGTCGGCCCGGTACGGCGAGCCGCACCTCGACCGGGACCGGTGAGCGGTCCGCCAGGTCCTCCACGGCGGCCTCCAGGCCCCGGTCGGTGAGGATGTGGGGGTGGATTCCGTGGATCAGCTCACGGATCTCCACCAGCGCGACCGACGCCTCCTCGTGCGCCCGGTCCAACAGCCCGCCCAGCGGCTCGGCGGGCCGCTCCAGCCGGGCGAGGCCCAGCGTCATGGAGAGGGCCACGAGCCGCTGCTGCGCGCCGTCGTGCAGGTCGCGCTCGATACGGCGGCGTTCCGCCTCGAACGCGTCCACCAGCCGCGTCCGCGACCGGTCCAGCTCCGCGATCCGGGAGTCGAGCGCGGAGTCCGGCGGGGAGAGCAGCGCCCGGGTCAGTACGGCCCGGCCCCGGGCCACCACCCCCAGCGGCCGGATCAGCAACGGCAGCAGCACCACCCCCGCCAGCAGCACCGCGAACGCCTCCGGCCAGGAGTCGGCGAGCCAGAGCTTCAGGACGCGCGCCTCGCCGTCCCCGCCCGCCGCCATCATCACCGGGGTCCCGATCAGCCCGCCGCACACCAGCAGTACGCTGCCGACGGCCAGCGCCTCCAGCGGCCACAGGACGAACGCGAACAGCAGCGCGTACGCCAACTCCCGCCAGGTGCAACGCTCCTGGAGTCTGGTCCGCAGCCAGGACGCCAGGCCCGGCTCGGGCGGTTCGCGGTGCGGATC
The nucleotide sequence above comes from Streptomyces sp. NBC_01116. Encoded proteins:
- a CDS encoding sensor histidine kinase; this translates as MLSPSPPPAPPEPHPAALSEPRPPRPRAAARAVPRALSRALPRALARRLLGGRPWRAAVYLLTSVPLGAATLVTLLLLAVAGSALTVLVIGVPLLLTLVLAGIPLAALERRRLRLIDPAPLLDPHREPPEPGLASWLRTRLQERCTWRELAYALLFAFVLWPLEALAVGSVLLVCGGLIGTPVMMAAGGDGEARVLKLWLADSWPEAFAVLLAGVVLLPLLIRPLGVVARGRAVLTRALLSPPDSALDSRIAELDRSRTRLVDAFEAERRRIERDLHDGAQQRLVALSMTLGLARLERPAEPLGGLLDRAHEEASVALVEIRELIHGIHPHILTDRGLEAAVEDLADRSPVPVEVRLAVPGRLPEAVETAVYFAVSEALANVAKHSGAGRVTVTGATARRRLTVEVEDDGRGGARLGGTAGGSVNGSGRGGRGGTGLQGVADRLSVLGGTLLLSSPPGGPTVFRLEVPCPPADSRT